In the Lujinxingia litoralis genome, one interval contains:
- a CDS encoding oligosaccharide flippase family protein, with protein MSVVQRLHTLLKSAFFKNIALLASGTLLAQIITISTTPVLSRLFLPAAFGVLGMLNSVVNILAGVSALRYNMAMVLPDDDDDAANLLSLSLGLISTLTLLIALVVLVGRQPLATQLGQPDAANWLWWLPPMVLITGLFQTLSFWCTRKKAFKRTSISQVAGSAVSASSKISAGVAAVGTLGLVAGQVLGSLIGTLVLLTQVLREDLTTLRRAFSLSRIKALARTFADFPRYNAPATLIHGLTNGLPVILFGLVFDATAAGLYSVAYLICRMPVQLLASAVYNVFFQRASERLNAKSPLFAEHKQTTFLLAAVGILPAIIAAWLAPWVFTLGLGEEWTGAGVYARYLLIFLYFELMAIPSSALIPVLNRQRWFLGWQSVSLVFSISGIALGFALGSPVYGVFAYSVAKALMFIWLTLSMTRKVRAVDQGEYRAYAG; from the coding sequence GTGTCTGTAGTCCAACGCCTCCACACTCTGCTCAAGAGCGCCTTCTTCAAAAACATCGCTCTTTTGGCCAGCGGTACGCTGCTCGCCCAGATCATCACCATCTCGACCACCCCGGTGCTCAGCCGCCTCTTCCTGCCGGCAGCCTTCGGCGTGCTCGGCATGCTCAACTCGGTGGTCAACATCCTGGCCGGCGTCTCCGCGCTTCGCTACAACATGGCCATGGTGCTCCCCGACGACGACGATGACGCGGCCAACCTGCTGAGCTTGAGCCTGGGCCTCATCTCCACGCTCACCCTCCTGATCGCGCTGGTGGTTCTGGTGGGCCGCCAGCCCCTGGCCACGCAACTCGGCCAGCCCGACGCCGCCAACTGGCTGTGGTGGCTCCCCCCCATGGTCTTGATCACCGGCCTCTTCCAGACCCTGAGCTTCTGGTGCACGCGCAAGAAAGCCTTCAAGCGCACCTCCATCTCTCAGGTCGCCGGCTCCGCCGTCTCCGCCTCTTCCAAGATTAGCGCCGGCGTCGCCGCCGTGGGCACCCTGGGACTGGTCGCCGGACAAGTCCTGGGCTCACTCATCGGCACCCTGGTCCTCTTAACCCAGGTGCTGCGCGAAGATCTGACCACCCTGCGCCGGGCCTTCAGCCTCTCGCGAATCAAAGCGCTCGCCCGCACCTTCGCCGACTTCCCGCGCTACAACGCTCCGGCCACTCTCATTCACGGGCTGACCAACGGCCTGCCAGTGATCCTCTTCGGGCTGGTATTCGACGCCACCGCCGCCGGCCTCTACTCGGTGGCCTACCTCATCTGCCGCATGCCCGTGCAGCTCCTGGCCAGCGCCGTCTACAACGTCTTCTTCCAGCGGGCCAGCGAGCGCCTCAACGCCAAGAGCCCCCTCTTCGCAGAACACAAACAGACCACCTTCCTCCTGGCCGCCGTGGGCATCCTCCCGGCCATCATCGCCGCCTGGCTTGCCCCCTGGGTCTTCACCCTCGGACTGGGCGAAGAGTGGACCGGCGCCGGCGTCTACGCCCGCTACCTGCTGATCTTCCTCTACTTTGAGTTGATGGCCATCCCCTCCTCGGCCCTGATCCCGGTACTCAACCGGCAGCGCTGGTTTTTGGGCTGGCAGAGCGTTTCGCTGGTGTTCAGCATCTCCGGTATTGCCCTGGGCTTTGCGCTCGGATCGCCCGTCTATGGCGTGTTCGCCTACAGCGTGGCCAAGGCCCTGATGTTCATCTGGCTCACCCTCTCCATGACCCGCAAGGTCCGCGCCGTCGATCAGGGCGAATACCGCGCCTACGCAGGCTAA